The genomic DNA CCCAATTATTCTGCCTGACATAATCGGCTATTTCCATACCCGTTGCCTGAACAACGATGTGATCGGTGTCAGCAAAACTGCGCCCCAACCGCTCGGCCAATACACGCCCGACACTGGTTTTTCCGCACGACCTCGGTCCGATAAGATATATATTACTGTCCGCCATATGGGCAAAGGTAGAGGAAAAAGGCTTCGGCTTCAATCAGGAAGATACCCAACCTTTGCAAGCGCTTCAATTGCTGATAGATTTCTTCCAAACAAAAAAAGACGATAGGGAGATAATACATGAAAACCGCCATTTTCGGATTCTCCGGTTCCGGCAAGACCGATCTTTTCGCCGCTTTGGCTGGCCCAGCCGCTGCTGAAACGGGCAACCGCGCCATGGTCAAGGTACCCGATGCCCGTCTTGATCCGCTCATCGAACTCTTCAATCCGAAAAAAATCACCTACAGCGAGATTGAATACCTCGATATACCCGGTGGCGGCGGCAAAGGTGCGGGTCTGGGCGAACGGGTCCTCAACGAAGTGAGGCCCTATGACTGTTTTATCGGCGTACTCGACGCCTTCTCGGGCATGAATGATCCGAAACAGCAATGGCAAGCCATTGAAGCCGACATGATGGTTTCGGATATGGCAGTCATTGAAAAGCGCCTTGAAAAAATGGCTGCCGACAAGAAGAAAAACAAGAGCCTTGTCGATCCCAAGGAAGAGAACGCCCTCACGCAGGCCCTTGCCATGCTTGAAGAAGAAAAGCCCCTCCGCCTCGACAGCGAAGTGGCCGACCTGCCCGAACTCCGCGGATACAAATTCCTTTCGGCTCGTCCGATATTGTATACTTGGAACTGTCCGGAGGGCGAAGAAGACGACATGCAGCTTCCGCCGGACGAAACAGGCATGACGCATATCGCCTGCTCCGCGAAACTGGAACGCGAACTTGCAGAAATCGATGATCCCGAAGAAAAGGCCATGTTTCTGGAAGACTTGGGTATCACCAAATCCGCCCTCGACAAGGTCATTTCCAAAACCTACCAACTTCTCGGACTTATCTCCTACCTGACCGCCGGAGAAGATGAGTGCCGCACCTGGCCACTACGCAAAGGTTCCACCGCACCACAGGCAGCAGGCGTCATTCATACGGACTTTGAAAAAGGGTTCATCCGAGCCGAAGTCATCGGCTATGACGATTTTCTTGAACTCGGCGATTTCAAAAAAGTCAAAGACGCCGGAAAAGCCCGCTTGGAAGGCAAGGAATACATAGTACAGGATGGAGATATCATTGAATTTCGCTTCAATGTGTAAACAAACGTTTCCAACAGCAAGGCCCATTTCAAACAAATACTTTTTATTGTTTGATACGATTTGACTTGCCAAGCGTAAGATTAGTAATTATTACTAAATTTATGAGTACACAAAATTCCGAATCAAAGCTGCAAGAGGTTGCCATCGAAATGGGCGACTGTCGCCTGTGTCGTGGCTGTGTCGAAATGAACCCGGATATTTTTGAATGGGATGAAAATCTGGATATGCCCTACGTCTGCCGATCAAAGGTGACGAAGGAAGAAGTGCAGGACATCATCAACTGCTGTCCTGAAGACTGTATCGTTCTTGTTGACTGCTAAAATCGAATCCAAACAAGGACAGGCGGAGTAACTCTACTCCGCCTGTCCTGCTTCATCACTCATGGCATTCTGCTACCGTTCGACAAGTTGATCACACATCGTCAGTTTGGGGACATTCGTTACCAACTTCGTTTCAAGCTCAATATCCTTTCGGCTCCCGGAAATGAAATACGCCACGCCGTGCGCCCAGTTTTCAAAACTCAGATCTGCGGAGGTATTCAATTCAATAATTATCCGCTGATTATATGGCCCACCGGCTCCCCACCACTTTTTCAAACCACCATCCATTCTGACTTCGGGAAGATATATTGCCTTGATGTTTCGCCAAGGAATAAATCGCCGTATCCACACACCGACAAGCACCCCTTCCGACGATGTCGCCAGAACAGGAGCACCGGGAATCAGGCTGTACAGCGCCCACGCACTCATAACAAACCCGACTGCCAGCAATCCGAATAAAGCCAAAAAGGACCGTTGCAAAACACGCCATCCCGACCAGCCCGAAACGGCTTTCATTTTTCCAAATCAATTCGCCATCCAAAACAACAACTCCAATTCCTCTATTTCGACTTGGGAGGAAGCGAACATGACTCGCTGCAACAGGTTCCATAAATGAATCCGCAATACGTGTGGAATACCCGTGTCTGTCGCTCTCGCTGTTCTTCGGTTAACAACTTCATGTCCGCCTTTCCGACCATCTCCAAAAGTTTCTCCCAATCCGGTACAGCCGCCATGCTCCGCGCCACGACTTCCCCACTCTTCACATCCAGAAGCGAAGCCTCCATGGTGTCTGTCGCCAAGGCATACGGCACAGGACCGCCTTCTACCAATCGTCCGGCGCAAACCGTCTCACGCTCGAATGTCCCGACATTACCGGCACAGAAAATGATAATGAAGATAGGAGAACCTTTCTCGTCATATACGACATAATCCAACGGACGCTCAAACTCTTCACCATCAACATGGTACTTGAGCGGCACCTTCGCCTTTATCTGCTCCTTAGGATACCCTTTCTCCTCGACAAGCAGTCGCACCAGAGCCTGCCGAAACTCCTCAAAGGTCGTCTCATCGATCTCTTCGCCGCTCAAATAATCTCGTAGCGTTCCGCCAAGACTTGATTCATGCATATGATTCACCTCTTCTTCCTGAAAACATAATGCCTCTTGTCAGCCGAAGCAAGAATTCCGGAAATATTCCGCACTCGTTCGAAGACACTTGGCATTCACAAAAAAGCCGAGATGCTCAATAATTGAAAGTGAACGAAACATCTTTCAATCGCCACCCAAAAGAAAAAGGGACGGAAGATACTCTTCCGTCCCTTTGGATTTTTTTGCGCCTCGCCCTAGTGCATCACACCGGGAGCTATGCCGAGCAGACTGTTGCCTGCGGCAATGGCGAAGTTGAACAGAGGTGCCGGGATCATGCCGACGACAAGAACGGCGGCAGCGAGGAGTCCGGCTCCTGCGGAAGCATACCAACTGGTATCCGGAGCCGGAGTGAGTTCGGGTGTCTTGTCTTCGGTGAAGGCATGACGGAACAGGCTCAGATAATAGTAGATGGCAATGGCGGAGTTCAGCACAAGCGTGATGACCAGCCAGTTATAGCCGTGATCCCACGCGGAAGTGATCAGGAAGAACTTGCCCATGAATCCCATGGTCGGCGGCAGGCCGACAAGGGCGAACGCACCGGCGGCAAGCGAGAAGGCAAGCACCGGAGCTTTCTTGTAGAGGCCGTTCAGATCACTCAGTTGCAGGTTGCGGCCATCCACGGCGACACGACTGACAATCCAGAAGACCAGCAGGTTCATGACCAGATATGCCAATGCGTAGAAGGCGGCAGCCGCCAGTCCTTCTGCGGTTCCGCTGACCAGACCGACCATGATGTATCCGGCATGCGCCACGGACGAGAATCCGAGAAGACGCTTGATATCCTTCTGGGCAAGAGCCGAGAGGTTACCGAATGTCATGGAGCAGGCACCGAGCACTGCGAGCAGTGTGGTGATTTCCAGTCCGGGCTTCAGGAAGGCCGCCAAACGGGCCAGAACAACGATAGCGCCCATCTTGGGCAGGGTTGCCACAAAGGCGGCAGTTTCGTTGCTCGCGCCCTGATAGACATCCGGGCACCAGAAGTGGAACGGGAACAGTGCCAGCTTGAAGAACATGCCCGTCAGGAACAGGGTCAGACCGACGACGGCCATGGGCGCGTCAGCAAAGGTCCATGCCTTGGTGGCGAGTTCTGCAATGTAGGTGGTGTGCTGGGAGGCCATGATGTAGGACAAGCCGTACAGGGCCAGCGCAGTGGCTACCGCGCCGAACAGGATGTACTTCACGCCCGCTTCTGCCGCTCCCTTGCTCTTGGCACGCAGCGGAATGGTCGCATACAGCGAGTAGGATGCCAGTTCCAACGCGAGGTAGATCGTGATGAGTTCGACCGAAGAGGAAAGAATCATCAACCCCAGCGCGGAGAAACCGAGCATCATGTAATAATCGGCACGTTTGCCTTCTGCCAGCGTGGGCTGACGAGCTGCATTGATGCATGTGACAAAGAAGCCGAATGCAATGGCGATCTTGAAGAACTGGGACATCATGTCAACTTTATAGACATCCCAGAGCATGGTGCCATGCAGGTGGAATCCGACAATACTTACCATAAGGCCGAGACCGGCCCCGAAGGGAATCCATTTCTCGACCACGGGTCTCCACTCCCTGTTGCCGCAACTCTGGATGACCAGAGCCATGACAAGACAGAAGAAGTAGAGTTCCGGGACAATCAGAGTGATATCGAAGTTCACGTCTCTAGCCCCCTATTCCTTGTCCGCGAAGACACCGAGGATGTCATTGGCGGCGGTTTGCATCGGCTGCTCGGTTTCAACATGAGCGACTTTACGCTTGTCGAAATTATCAAGCAGATTGTTGATGGCCGGATCGACGATCTTGAAGAACGGAGCCGGAGCCAGACCGATCCAGAGCACGAAGGCTGCGGGAATGGTCAGATAGATCCACTCACGGGCATTCAGATCTTTCCAGTCCTTGGCCACGCTCGGCTTGCCCCATGCCATCTTCAGCGACACACGGAACATGTAAGCGGCTGCCAGAAGTGCTCCCGGCACGCAGAGCATGCCGATAACAGTGGATTTCTGGAAAGCACCGACGAACACGAGGATTTCACCCACGAACCCGTTGGTTCCAGGGAAACCGAGTGACGCCAGAGCCATAAGGCCCCAGAAGAACATGAAAGCAGGCAGATACTTGCCCAGTCCCATGTTGTCTTCGATGTCGCGGCTGTGACTGCGTTCGTAAACTGCGCCGATCATCATGAAGAGTGCGCCTGTGACGATACCATGGTTCAGCATCTGGAACAGTGCGCCTTCAACGCCGCGCACATTGAACAGGAATATGCCCAAGGTGACGAAGCCCATGTGCCCCACAGAAGAGTAGGCGACAAGTTTCTTGATGTCCGTCTGTCCCAGCGCGATCGCTCCGCCGTAAATGATGGAGACGATGGAAATCGCGATCATCATCGGGGCGAAGTACTCACTGGCAGCGGGAGTCAGCGGCAGGCAGAAGCGCAGGAAACCGTAAGTTCCCATTTTCAGCAGGACAGCCGCCAGTATGACGGAACCAGCCGAGGGAGCCTGAACGTGCGCTGCGGGCAGCCATGTGTGGAACGGGAACATGGGCACCTTGATCGCAAAGGCCAGAGCCATTGCGAGGAACGCCCAGAACTGGAAACGGAACGTAAACGTCTGTTGCATCAGATCCGGGATGGAGAAGGTGCCGCCCGTGATCCTGAAGGCCACGATGGCCGCCAGAAGCAGGGTCGAACCGGCAAGCGTGTACAGGAAGAACTTGATGGAAGCGTACTTCCGATCATCGCCGCCCCATACCGCGATAAGCAGGTACATGGGGATGAGCATGGCTTCCCAGAACACGTAGAACAGAACCAGATCGAGTGCACAGAAAACGCCGAGCACTGCGGAGGTCATGAACAGCAGGCAGAAATGGAATTCCTTCACCCGCTTGCCGATGTAGGTCCATGAACACATGACGCAGAGCGGAAGCACTGCGAGTGTCAGCCAGACCATGAGTATGCTGATGCCGTCAACGCCGAGGTAGTATTCCAGGCCCCACTTGTGGACCCAGTCCAGACGCTCGACGAATTGGAATTCAGCGTTTGGTTGATATTGAAAGAGAGGCACGGCCAAAAGCAGCTCTATGAGGGACACCGCCATGGTGTACATCCTCACAACCTGCGGCGCGCGCAGGAAGAAGAGACCGCAAGCCGCGACCAGCGGGAATGCAATCAACAGTGTGAGTACCGGATATCCGAAGTCCAAAACTAGCTCTCCTTAGATTGTCCGGCTTAGCCGAAGTACCATACCAGGGCAAAAATGCCCAAACCAAGAACGGTGGCAAACGCCAGATAATCCTGCAAACGGGCAGTCTGGGCCTTGGCCCCTACCCTGCCGAGGTACCTGACGGTATAGGCGCTTCCGTCCACCACTGTATCAATGCCCTTCTTGTCAAAGACGGACGTTCCGTCACCGGCACCGATCAGAGCCCGCAGGCCGACGGTCCGGTAAACCTCTGTCCAGACATCATCGATCTTGGATACAGGCCAGCAGATCGCACGCATGGTGACGCGGCCGATCAGGCGGTAGAACCAGTCGAAGTCCAGATTGAGGAAGGAATGCGGCGTGATGATATTCCGGGTCAGGTAGAATGCCAGACCGGAGAAACCAAGCAGCAGACCGGAATTGATAACCTTGTCCAGATGCCAGGGCTCGAACTGATGTTCCACCGCGAACGGCAGGAACTTGTACAGCATGTGCGGATACACACCCTGGGCTATGCAGAGCAGGCCGCAGATGGCCATGCCTACGTACATGTTGACCGGCAGCGGTTTGATCTCGCCGGTGTATTCCTTCTTGCCGCCCCAGAACGCGAAGTACGGGAGCTTGATGCCGACCGAGATGAACGTACCGACTGCGGCAATCTCCATTCCGAGAGCCAGAATCGTGCGATGGGCCTCGGCCGCACCCGCGATGGTCATGGTTTTCGAGATAAAGCCGTTGAACAGCGGCATGCCGGAGATCGACAGGGCCGCAACCATGTACCAGACCATGACCCAAGGCAGCTTGTAGGCCAGACCGCCGAGCTTATCGAGCTTGGCAGTGCCCACGGAGTACAGGATGGCGCCGGTGCCCATGAAGAGCAGGCCCTTATAAAGGATATGAGCATAGGCATGGGCCACTGCGCCGTTCAGCGTCATGGCTGTTCCGATACCGATGCCCGCCACCATGTAACCGACCTGGGAAACGATGTGGTAGGACAGGATGCGTCGAGCGTTGTTTTCGATACACGCG from uncultured Pseudodesulfovibrio sp. includes the following:
- a CDS encoding Na(+)/H(+) antiporter subunit D encodes the protein MEISFYHPSMAFLAFALLVPFVPNSLWVNKPFRGALALIAPLIALYSILTVEPGMYGAIEYLDQTLVLGRVDKLSIVFGQVFAVIATIGAIYGMHVEDRGHFVCGSLYVAGGFGCVFAGDLLTVFLFWELMSIGSTFLIWQARTKESVGAGFRYFMYHTVGGLFLLAGLLLKYKATGSFAFVGVDPAAAQYYDWLILTGFCVNAAVVPLHAWLPDAYPRASVCGAVYMCAFTTKTAVYVLCRGFAGWEVLAIAGTCMAVFGVLYACIENNARRILSYHIVSQVGYMVAGIGIGTAMTLNGAVAHAYAHILYKGLLFMGTGAILYSVGTAKLDKLGGLAYKLPWVMVWYMVAALSISGMPLFNGFISKTMTIAGAAEAHRTILALGMEIAAVGTFISVGIKLPYFAFWGGKKEYTGEIKPLPVNMYVGMAICGLLCIAQGVYPHMLYKFLPFAVEHQFEPWHLDKVINSGLLLGFSGLAFYLTRNIITPHSFLNLDFDWFYRLIGRVTMRAICWPVSKIDDVWTEVYRTVGLRALIGAGDGTSVFDKKGIDTVVDGSAYTVRYLGRVGAKAQTARLQDYLAFATVLGLGIFALVWYFG
- a CDS encoding NADH-quinone oxidoreductase subunit N; protein product: MNFDITLIVPELYFFCLVMALVIQSCGNREWRPVVEKWIPFGAGLGLMVSIVGFHLHGTMLWDVYKVDMMSQFFKIAIAFGFFVTCINAARQPTLAEGKRADYYMMLGFSALGLMILSSSVELITIYLALELASYSLYATIPLRAKSKGAAEAGVKYILFGAVATALALYGLSYIMASQHTTYIAELATKAWTFADAPMAVVGLTLFLTGMFFKLALFPFHFWCPDVYQGASNETAAFVATLPKMGAIVVLARLAAFLKPGLEITTLLAVLGACSMTFGNLSALAQKDIKRLLGFSSVAHAGYIMVGLVSGTAEGLAAAAFYALAYLVMNLLVFWIVSRVAVDGRNLQLSDLNGLYKKAPVLAFSLAAGAFALVGLPPTMGFMGKFFLITSAWDHGYNWLVITLVLNSAIAIYYYLSLFRHAFTEDKTPELTPAPDTSWYASAGAGLLAAAVLVVGMIPAPLFNFAIAAGNSLLGIAPGVMH
- a CDS encoding type I restriction enzyme HsdR N-terminal domain-containing protein; its protein translation is MHESSLGGTLRDYLSGEEIDETTFEEFRQALVRLLVEEKGYPKEQIKAKVPLKYHVDGEEFERPLDYVVYDEKGSPIFIIIFCAGNVGTFERETVCAGRLVEGGPVPYALATDTMEASLLDVKSGEVVARSMAAVPDWEKLLEMVGKADMKLLTEEQRERQTRVFHTYCGFIYGTCCSESCSLPPKSK
- a CDS encoding NADH-quinone oxidoreductase subunit M — translated: MDFGYPVLTLLIAFPLVAACGLFFLRAPQVVRMYTMAVSLIELLLAVPLFQYQPNAEFQFVERLDWVHKWGLEYYLGVDGISILMVWLTLAVLPLCVMCSWTYIGKRVKEFHFCLLFMTSAVLGVFCALDLVLFYVFWEAMLIPMYLLIAVWGGDDRKYASIKFFLYTLAGSTLLLAAIVAFRITGGTFSIPDLMQQTFTFRFQFWAFLAMALAFAIKVPMFPFHTWLPAAHVQAPSAGSVILAAVLLKMGTYGFLRFCLPLTPAASEYFAPMMIAISIVSIIYGGAIALGQTDIKKLVAYSSVGHMGFVTLGIFLFNVRGVEGALFQMLNHGIVTGALFMMIGAVYERSHSRDIEDNMGLGKYLPAFMFFWGLMALASLGFPGTNGFVGEILVFVGAFQKSTVIGMLCVPGALLAAAYMFRVSLKMAWGKPSVAKDWKDLNAREWIYLTIPAAFVLWIGLAPAPFFKIVDPAINNLLDNFDKRKVAHVETEQPMQTAANDILGVFADKE
- a CDS encoding DUF933 domain-containing protein, which encodes MKTAIFGFSGSGKTDLFAALAGPAAAETGNRAMVKVPDARLDPLIELFNPKKITYSEIEYLDIPGGGGKGAGLGERVLNEVRPYDCFIGVLDAFSGMNDPKQQWQAIEADMMVSDMAVIEKRLEKMAADKKKNKSLVDPKEENALTQALAMLEEEKPLRLDSEVADLPELRGYKFLSARPILYTWNCPEGEEDDMQLPPDETGMTHIACSAKLERELAEIDDPEEKAMFLEDLGITKSALDKVISKTYQLLGLISYLTAGEDECRTWPLRKGSTAPQAAGVIHTDFEKGFIRAEVIGYDDFLELGDFKKVKDAGKARLEGKEYIVQDGDIIEFRFNV
- a CDS encoding ferredoxin encodes the protein MSTQNSESKLQEVAIEMGDCRLCRGCVEMNPDIFEWDENLDMPYVCRSKVTKEEVQDIINCCPEDCIVLVDC